NNNNNNNNNNNNNNNNNNNNNNNNNNNNNNNNNNNNNNNNNNNNNNNNNNNNNNNNNNNNNNNNNNNNNNNNNNNNNNNNNNNNNNNNNNNNNNNNNNNNNNNNNNNNNNNNNNNNNNNNNNNNNNNNNNNNNNNNNNNNNNNNNNNNNNNNNNNNNNNNNNNNNNNNNNNNNNNNNNNNNNNNNNNNNNNNNNNNNNNNNNNNNNNNNNNNNNNNNNNNNNNNNNNNNNNNNNNNNNNNNNNNNNNNNNNNNNNNNNNNNNNNNNNNNNNNNNNNNNNNNNNNNNNNNNNNNNNNNNNNNNNNNNNNNNNNNNNNNNNNNNNNNNNNNNNNNNNNNNNNNNNNNNNNNNNNNNNNNNNNNNNNNNNNNNNNNNNNNNNNNNNNNNNNNNNNNNNNNNNNNNNNNNNNNNNNNNNNNNNNNNNNNNNNNNNNNNNNNNNNNNNNNNNNNNNNNNNNNNNNNNNNNNNNNNNNNNNNNNNNNNNNNNNNNNNNNNNNNNNNNNNNNNNNNNNNNNNNNNNNNNNNNNNNNNNNNNNNNNNNNNNNNNNNNNNNNNNNNNNNNNNNNNNNNNNNNNNNNNNNNNNNNNNNNNNNNNNNNNNNNNNNNNNNNNNNNNNNNNNNNNNNNNNNNNNNNNNNNNNNNNNNNNNNNNNNNNNNNNNNNNNNNNNNNNNNNNNNNNNNNNNNNNNNNNNNNNNNNNNNNNNNNNNNNNNNNNNNNNNNNNNNNNNNNNNNNNNNNNNNNNNNNNNNNNNNNNNNNNNNNNNNNNNNNNNNNNNNNNNNNNNNNNNNNNNNNNNNNNNNNNNNNNNNNNNNNNNNNNNNNNNNNNNNNNNNNNNNNNNNNNNNNNNNNNNNNNNNNNNNNNNNNNNNNNNNNNNNNNNNNNNNNNNNNNNNNNNNNNNNNNNNNNNNNNNNNNNNNNNNNNNNNNNNNNNNNNNNNNNNNNNNNNNNNNNNNNNNNNNNNNNNNNNNNNNNNNNNNNNNNNNNNNNNNNNNNNNNNNNNNNNNNNNNNNNNNNNNNNNNNNNNNNNNNNNNNNNNNNNNNNNNNNNNNNNNNNNNNNNNNNNNNNNNNNNNNNNNNNNNNNNNNNNNNNNNNNNNNNNNNNNNNNNNNNNNNNNNNNNNNNNNNNNNNNNNNNNNNNNNNNNNNNNNNNNNNNNNNNNNNNNNNNNNNNNNNNNNNNNNNNNNNNNNNNNNNNNNNNNNNNNNNNNNNNNNNNNNNNNNNNNNNNNNNNNNNNNNNNNNNNNNNNNNNNNNNNNNNNNNNNNNNNNNNNNNNNNNNNNNNNNNNNNNNNNNNNNNNNNNNNNNNNNNNNNNNNNNNNNNNNNNNNNNNNNNNNNNNNNNNNNNNNNNNNNNNNNNNNNNNNNNNNNNNNNNNNNNNNNNNNNNNNNNtgtatatgttttataaattagtatatgactctatatatatacttatatatattgtagtatatatatgttgtagtatatgttttttttaaagtagtacgcatagtcgtatatattgaatgttacgtatatatgcgtaattgtgtatatgtgtatatattttttaaattttaatgtagtatatactatatatatagtttatatatattttttaacgtatttaaaatgtatataggtgggtatatgtagtgtatattgtaatttttttaaaaaaaattttgatcgtttttttaatcgggtttaggtgggttagatcgggttgggttaagtgggccgggtcagggttgtttttaaatttttactgtTTAACCTGGAACCGGCCCAACCCACTTAACCCCAACTCGGCCCGTCCTAGTCCACAAACCGATTAATTTTAACCGGCCGGTTCTGGGTTGACCCGatccggcccacttaacacccttaattCAACTTATTGAGTTAGAAACTTAGACCCGACTTCCAAATCTGACTTGGCATTTGACTCCTGATCTCGTCGCCAAACCCTACTAGCAACTCCAACCCTGAATCTTAACCCTGAATGAGGCACTAGACCGAGGATTCAACCTTAATTTAAGATTCAACCCTTGATTTTGACCCCAATTCGATTCTTGATTGTTGACACCGACCACAACGTCGATTTGAAATTTCAACTCCAAACTCAGGACCCCGACTTTGATCCCGACCCGACTCCCTCCCCAACATAGAACCCAGACCCCAAATCGAGACTCAAAACCTAGGATTCGACCTTGACTCGACATCCCAACCCCACTTCCGACCCTAACCCTAACTCGACTCCACATTCTCGACCCCGACATGGGACTCGACTTCTAATCTCAACCTTGATGGGCGATCTGGGTCCCTTTCCTACCTTGACCCAGGTTTAGATTTCCAACTCAGGTCCCTAATTCCAATACTGATACTCGAGCCCCACATAGGATACAATCTCGATTAAAGACCCGATTCCAACTCTCGAACCTAATGTGGACTCGCATCCCAGCCTCGACCCTAAATCAGGTCTCGACTACCGACCTCAACTCCGAACCTAACTTTCGACCCCGATCCAAGTTCCGACTCTCCATCCTAACTCTTGACCTCGGTGTTGACTTGGGACCCCGACCCCGATTGAAGTCTGAGTCGAGGGTTGGGAGTTTGACCCGAGTTGAGGTCGAGGTAGGGGTTGGGAGTCTaggtttaaaattattttgataaaacgGTCAAATATATCGAAAGAACTTATAGCCCGTTTGgccaaacttttttttttttttctaaaagtgtttaatttttctcaaaagtgcTTATATTAAAAAATTGAGGTGTATGGTCAaatttttgggagaaaataagtGCTTCTAGAGAGTAGCAGAATTagtttttcataagctaaaaaAAGTAGCTTCTCTCCGAAAGCACATTTGAGGAAAATATacttaaaaacacttttaaaagCTAGACCAAATACTAATTGctgctcaaaaatatttttctttttaaatttattgagcAAATACAAACCGCTTCTCaccaaaaaatacttttttaaaaagctCTTTTACAAAAACCACTTTTCAAAATAAACTGATTTGGGCAAACAGTTTATTAATATTCCTAAAATTGTACCATTACTTCATGTTTAActtctatttgtgtttttcccTGAGATGTTAATCCTCTATAATAATGTGAACACTGCATGTGTCGGCCACTAAGATATGTTTTCTATTCTGAATCtgattttttaaaactatatattataatTCTTTTCTTAACGACCTTTCATTTCACACTGcactttaattgctgaaaaattcTGGTTAAGTTAGATTATATATAGTCTGTGTGAAATATCTCAAAAGAGTTTGCTTTATTCTTTTGTTCCTTTATTCTGTAGCCAATCTAAGTTAAGAGTCGGTTAATTCTGCTCTTTATGTATGTGCAATAAAGTAATTCAAATTTAGAGTCAGCGAATATTGCTATTCATACGTGTGACAATTTTCACGCATATATGTAAAATTGAGAATTGGCACgagtaattttagtaaaattacaaAGTAGATACCATTATACTCATATAGTTTGTTAGTAAAATGCGCACATATAGTTTGTTTGGTCAAACATGCCATGTGGCAAATGTAGAGTTGAAAGTATGAATATAACAGATCTCAGtaattttgattcaaattttaTAAAGTGCTGAAatctaaaattcataaatttcatagATCTTGATACAGCCCAGTGGCAAATGTAGAGTTAAAAGGTATGAATGTAAGCAGAATACAGTAACTTTTCTGAATCTGATTCTGTTCTTTCCTCACTATAAATTATGAAATGATGCATTGTTCTTTTTTGATTTCCATTCTACATAGGGTTGTTGACACCAATGGGATCTCTTGGAGTGGATTTTGTTCCTCCCAATGAAGAAATGGAAATGGAATTTGACTCAAGTGCATTTCCTCCATTTAAGTTATCTGAAATTAGAGCTGCAATTCCAAAGCATTGTTGGGTGAAAAATCCATGGAAATCCCTAAGTTATGTTCTTAGAGAtattgttatagtttttgcattgaTAGCCATGGCCATTTTCTTGGATAGTTGGAAATTTTGGCCAATTTATTGGGTTTTACAGGGTACTATGTTTTGGGCTATCTTTGTTCTTGGTCATGATTGGTATGTTaactacattttaaaaaaataaaaaatacttatatTATTGTTTTAGCTCATGTATCATTTGTTTATGTTTTGTgacatgtttttttctttttttttgcagTGGTCATGGAAGTTTTTCTGACAGTGCACTTTTAAATAGTGTGGTTGGACACTTTCTTCATTCTTCTATTCTGGTACCctatcatggatggttggttacTTGGTTCTCTTTCAATCATCTCCAAAATTTTATCATTCACATTTTTGTTTTTAGAATGATTTCTGTTAGTGTCTGTTATTTCTTCTACCTcaattattgtattgttttgttatagttttcgATTACTATATGTTATTTTGGTTATTGTTAGCTGTTTCTCGTACCTCTATTACTTTTTTGTCGAGATTGCTTTGGACTATACATTTTTTGAGCTGATGATCCATCGAAAACGTCATCTCTATTTTAGAGGTAAGGATAAGGTCCGACGTGCACTTTGTCCCTCCATAGACACTTCTTGTAAGATTATACTAGATATGTTATTGTATTTGCTCTCTTAAggtaaaaaagaattaaaaaaataatctgaGGAATTAAGCTTTTGCTTTACTTAAGTTTACAATGGACCACTTAAGTCTATAGTTGGGGGAGCCTTAAAAAATCAGTGTCTTAACTTAAATGTCACCCATGACTTCAATCAGGCTGGAATGCTAGAGTCTATCGTTGGTGGGGCCTTAAAAGAATCCTAacttttccttatatttttgtcaaaagttattttcatgatttgaatcgATGACCTTTTCTCGTCATGTGACGACGATTATTGTCCGATGGTATGTGTTTTAGACTAAAGtttatttccaaaaaaaaaaatattgcaggAGAATTAGCCACAAAACTCACCATCAAAATCATGGAAATGTTGAAGCTGATGAATCTTGGGTGCCGGTAATATTTTTAAGATaaacatttaaaatattatatgatatctataattatatagttttttgtatttacaaaaattccttttcttataaattattttcttgcaGATGCCAGAAAAGCTATACAAGGAACTGGATTTTGCAACAAAACTTTTTAGATTCAAGATTCCTTTTCCCCTGGTGGCATACCCATTGTACTTGGTAATAATATCGTTAATGATTTTCCATATATAATTGTAATTTAGAAAAACAATCCAGAATTTGTGTTTACGAATATATTTGAGGTAAGGATAAGGTCTATGTATACTCTACCATCCCCAAATATCACTTTGTGAAATGATTTTGAAGTGGTCGTAAATATATTTGGTGATGCAGATAAGGAGAAGTCCAGGGAAAAGAGGCTCCCATTTTAATCCATACAGTGATTTGTTTCAACCTCATGAGAGAAAACTTGTGGTAACATCAACATTGTGTTGGACGCTCATGGTTGCTTCCCTCTTCTATCTCTACGCGGTCATTGGCTCTCTCCAATTGCTTAAGCTTTACGGAGTTCCTTCTATGGtcagtcatgatttttttttctcaatactTTGGTACacgaaataatttatatttttttgttgaaccTTTTGTCGTCtctttcaaacaaattaagtTTCATGGGGTTTTCGAGTGGAAATAATGCTAGCTATGGGTAGGAAGCAGATTGCTGAATCTTTTGTTGTCtctttcaaacaaattaagtTTCATGGGGTTTTCGAGTGGAGATAATGCTACCTATTGTTAACATTGTCCCAGGCCCAAGTTTTACACGGAGCCCATTTGAGACTACTGTACCCGAGCCCACTTAATTTTCTTTATCAgcatttcatatttttagttgtaaaTATAAAAGGACCATAAATGCTTCTAGAGACAGAATAATAAGAAAGTCTctgatatttttctctctcttcgtctCTATAGCTCTAGGGTTTTCTCCATTGTTTTCAATGGTGATCTCAGCTGTGTGAGCtttaacatggtattagagcaggGATTCGTGATCCTCTCTCTCTCCTCTATCTTTCGATACTACCCTTGACCGATTTTGTTGCCTTGGTCTCTTGCGATTTTTGAGTTTTGTAGCAAAAAATTTAGGGTTTTTTCCATCAGCAGTCATTACATTTCAAGGCCTTGCTTCTTCAGGTCGCGAAAAAGGCGGTAATCGTTTTTTTGTTACGACTTACATCATCAATAGAGAATGTtcacatttattttttaatctcattTGTGGATTGTGATCTTatagtttatgtaattttggcTGGATCTGACTtgatatttcagtatttagaaGTTGTGCTCCTATAGTTCATGTAAAACTATTATTTTCTGCATTTTGTTCATCTTACCTCTGTGTTTTCATAGTATATGTCCAAATTTGCTGTATTTTAGTGGTACATGTACATTTTGTTTTAGTTTCATAGACTATATGTCGACGAGTACTGCAATTAGTACTGAGGGTTTCGATGAGTTCTCTGTTTCTCCAACTCACCCTCTGTACCTTCATCCTTCGGATAATCTCGGGACTTACTTGTTTTCTCCACCATTGATAGGACTGGTTTTGTGGTTTGGAGAAAGAACATGATGATTGCCTTGTCCTCTAAGAACAAACTAGGTTTGGTTACTGGGGATTTGGCTAAGCCTGCCCCCAATTCACCCTACTTTCCTTTCTATGAATGCTGTAACAATATGGTGATAGGTTGGATCACCAATTCTCTTTCCACTGACCTGTCCACCAGTGTTATGAGTTTTGACTCTGCTAAGGACATCTGGTCGGATATCAATGAAAAGTTTGGTCAATCTAATGGGACTAAGTACATACAAATCCAGAAATAGATTAATTTAACCATTCAAGGTCTTCAAACATTGCATCCTATTTTACTAGGTTGCGTGCCCTTTGGGATGAACTCAGTACATCTTATGTTGGTCCTGTATGTACTTATGGAGCCTTAGGAAAATTCATGGAACAACAAAAATTGTTTCAGTTCCTTAGTAGGTTAAATGATGAATATTCTCTATGTAAGAACAATTTACTGATGTTGCCCACTCTTCCCTCCCTTAGCAGCTCTTATGCTATGTTATAACATGTTGAGAAACAACTGGAATCATTGACCCCAATTCCTAGTTTCTCCAATGACTCAGCTGCCTTCAATGCAATCTCTCCCAACAGCTCATCTGGTCGTGGGTTTACTCAAAGGTTTCAATTTGATCCTAAGAAATCCTCAATGATAAATGATGCTAGGAGAATCTATTCTGATGTCAGGAGGACCCCCTTTCCAAACATTGGTTCTTCCACCCTTGTTTGTAAATACTGCAAGAAATCTGATCATTTAATTGACAAGTGTTACAAACTTCATGGCTTCCCTTCAGATTTCAAGTTTACAAAAGGAAGAAAGTCTGCATCTCTTGTTCAATCTGAAACCCCAAGTGCTGATCTTTCAACCTCCTATGTGAAACTTGATGATGGGGATTACAGATTAACTAAGGACCAGTTCAAGCATTATCAACACCTGCAGTATCTACACAACTCTTCTCCTTGTAGTCATACTATTTCTACTCCTTCATCTGAAGAGTTTGCAAATTATGCAAGTGTGGTTAATGATCCCAATATCATTACCACTGCTTTTCATGCATCTGTAGAAGCTACTCTAGGTGTAAATCCTTGGATAATTGATTCTGGAGAAACTAATCACATGACTCCATATAAGCATCTTCTCCAT
The Capsicum annuum cultivar UCD-10X-F1 chromosome 6, UCD10Xv1.1, whole genome shotgun sequence DNA segment above includes these coding regions:
- the LOC107873420 gene encoding omega-3 fatty acid desaturase, endoplasmic reticulum, translated to MGSLGVDFVPPNEEMEMEFDSSAFPPFKLSEIRAAIPKHCWVKNPWKSLSYVLRDIVIVFALIAMAIFLDSWKFWPIYWVLQGTMFWAIFVLGHDCGHGSFSDSALLNSVVGHFLHSSILVPYHGWRISHKTHHQNHGNVEADESWVPMPEKLYKELDFATKLFRFKIPFPLVAYPLYLIRRSPGKRGSHFNPYSDLFQPHERKLVVTSTLCWTLMVASLFYLYAVIGSLQLLKLYGVPSMIFVMWLDFVTYLHHHGHEQKLPWYRGKEWSYLRGGLTTVDRDYGVFNNIHHDIGTHVIHHLFPQIPHYHLVEATKAAKPVFGEYYREPKKSGAIPFHLVGNLVKSMKKDHYVSDNGEIVYYQTDPKLFNFSEKKDE